In the Chroococcidiopsis sp. SAG 2025 genome, one interval contains:
- the ftsY gene encoding signal recognition particle-docking protein FtsY: MPFNWFRRKHDESSTPQEEQPATPAPEQPADVSQEQPTQDAAVDYLSFAKAAYKSIQERQQQAPEKRTEGEKEAEGAEGAAELAESEAEALDAQVEQLVKSEEPVTAETATLAEPIATEEIATTEASAIAEETTTAETPIEATAPEAAVPEEIAVEETAAEDTTPEETASVPFWARAEAERQARLERLKATAIEEPEPEVLQPVTATEVTTPTADTDLAPDFAFDEGFLWSAEVLAAQGRRPEDISLEEITWLKKLRQGLGKTRRNIVNQLKSIVGQGPLNQAAVMEIEALLLQADVGVEATDYIIEALQNQIKQAALPPDAAIAYLKKILRDMLDRPLQNRSPVFVPEKDKLNIWLITGVNGAGKTTTIGKLAHIAQKSGYNCLIGAADTFRAAAVEQVKVWGARSNVEVIANPGKNTDPAAVVFDAIAAAQARNTELLLVDTAGRLQNKKNLMDELSKIRRIVDKKASDARVESLLVLDATLGQNGLRQAEVFAQAAQLSGVVLTKLDGTAKGGVALAVVQQLNLPIRFIGAGEGIEDLRPFSSYEFVEALIGT; this comes from the coding sequence ATGCCTTTTAACTGGTTCCGCCGCAAACACGATGAATCTTCTACTCCACAAGAGGAGCAACCTGCTACTCCAGCACCGGAGCAACCAGCAGACGTATCCCAGGAACAACCGACTCAAGATGCAGCAGTAGATTATCTCAGCTTTGCTAAAGCAGCCTATAAAAGTATTCAAGAAAGGCAGCAGCAAGCTCCAGAAAAGAGAACTGAGGGAGAGAAGGAAGCTGAGGGAGCTGAGGGAGCTGCTGAGTTAGCGGAATCCGAAGCAGAAGCTTTAGACGCACAAGTAGAGCAACTTGTCAAGTCAGAGGAACCAGTTACGGCAGAAACAGCCACGCTAGCAGAACCGATCGCGACTGAGGAAATAGCCACAACAGAAGCATCAGCGATTGCAGAGGAAACTACTACAGCAGAAACACCAATAGAAGCAACTGCACCAGAAGCCGCTGTACCAGAGGAAATTGCAGTAGAGGAAACTGCGGCAGAGGACACAACACCAGAGGAAACAGCGAGCGTACCTTTTTGGGCAAGAGCAGAAGCAGAGCGTCAGGCAAGGCTGGAGAGGCTAAAGGCAACTGCGATCGAGGAACCAGAACCAGAAGTATTACAGCCAGTGACGGCGACAGAAGTTACTACACCTACAGCCGATACTGACTTAGCTCCTGACTTTGCTTTTGATGAAGGGTTTTTGTGGTCGGCGGAGGTTCTGGCGGCGCAAGGACGGCGACCGGAAGATATTTCGCTGGAAGAGATTACTTGGTTGAAAAAGCTGCGGCAGGGTTTAGGCAAAACGCGCCGTAACATTGTCAACCAGTTAAAATCAATTGTCGGTCAAGGTCCGCTGAACCAAGCAGCAGTGATGGAAATTGAAGCTCTGCTGCTGCAAGCAGATGTTGGAGTGGAAGCGACGGATTACATCATCGAAGCCTTGCAAAATCAGATCAAGCAAGCAGCCTTACCCCCAGATGCCGCGATCGCTTATCTGAAAAAGATTCTCCGAGATATGCTCGATCGCCCCTTGCAAAATCGCAGCCCTGTTTTTGTTCCAGAAAAAGATAAACTCAATATTTGGTTAATTACTGGAGTCAATGGGGCAGGTAAGACCACAACTATCGGTAAACTCGCCCATATCGCGCAAAAATCCGGCTATAACTGCTTAATTGGGGCAGCAGATACCTTCCGCGCCGCTGCCGTGGAACAAGTGAAGGTATGGGGCGCAAGGAGCAATGTCGAAGTGATTGCCAATCCTGGTAAAAATACCGATCCAGCCGCAGTGGTATTTGATGCGATCGCTGCCGCACAAGCACGCAACACAGAATTACTACTCGTCGATACGGCTGGAAGACTGCAAAACAAGAAAAACTTGATGGACGAACTGAGTAAAATTCGCCGCATCGTCGATAAAAAAGCCTCCGATGCCCGTGTAGAATCTTTACTCGTCCTCGATGCTACCCTGGGACAAAACGGCTTGCGACAAGCAGAAGTGTTTGCTCAAGCCGCTCAGCTCAGCGGTGTAGTCTTAACCAAACTTGATGGCACGGCTAAGGGTGGCGTGGCTCTAGCAGTCGTGCAGCAACTCAATCTCCCAATTCGCTTCATCGGCGCTGGCGAAGGCATTGAAGATCTGCGTCCTTTTTCTAGCTACGAATTTGTAGAAGCACTGATCGGAACGTAA
- the nusB gene encoding transcription antitermination factor NusB: MKARSIARELALLSLSQLPNSSEKLEAQQLSNLLVAAVRTLTTEVEDALETASGEVQRANDRLLTSETRANDVQTARAMLQDGIQLTQSAINRLATAMQLPETIQSATAAEPNFDVRRYALTLVNTVNQNRAEIDEILEQALVDWQLNRLARIDRDILRIAVAEIEFLGFQDRVSVAIDEAVELAKRYSGDEGYKFINGVLRRVTDRLKQKAVGSRKSEVRSQQ; encoded by the coding sequence ATGAAAGCACGAAGTATTGCTCGCGAATTGGCTCTGCTTAGTTTAAGCCAACTGCCTAATTCCTCAGAAAAATTGGAAGCGCAACAACTATCTAATTTGTTAGTTGCAGCCGTCAGAACTTTGACAACGGAAGTAGAAGATGCTCTAGAGACGGCTTCTGGAGAAGTTCAGCGGGCAAACGATCGCCTCTTGACGAGCGAAACCCGTGCTAACGATGTCCAAACAGCTAGAGCTATGTTGCAGGATGGGATTCAATTAACTCAAAGTGCAATTAATCGCCTTGCTACAGCCATGCAACTACCAGAGACGATCCAATCAGCCACGGCAGCAGAACCAAATTTTGATGTCCGCCGTTACGCGCTAACACTTGTGAATACAGTCAATCAAAACCGAGCTGAAATTGATGAAATTTTAGAACAGGCTTTAGTAGACTGGCAATTAAATCGACTGGCGCGGATCGATCGGGATATCCTGCGGATTGCAGTAGCCGAAATTGAGTTTTTAGGTTTTCAAGATCGGGTTAGTGTCGCGATCGATGAAGCAGTAGAACTCGCAAAGCGGTACAGTGGAGACGAAGGATACAAATTTATCAACGGCGTTTTGCGCCGCGTCACCGATCGCTTGAAACAAAAAGCAGTCGGAAGTCGGAAGTCGGAAGTCAGAAGTCAACAGTGA
- a CDS encoding DUF502 domain-containing protein, producing the protein MLERLKQDLKNDLIAGLLVVIPLATTIWLTIAVASWTIEFLTRIPKQLNPLDEMNPFLVNLINLAVGLTVPLLCILAIGLMARNIAGRWLLDVGEQLLQAIPLAGAVYKTLKQLLETLLKDSNGKFRRVILIEYPRRGIWAIAFVTGIMSHEIQSHMNRPMLSVFIPTTPNPTTGWYAIVPADEAIDLSMSVEDAFKVIISGGIVSPNAPLPPLLLDRQGQAINQ; encoded by the coding sequence GTGCTTGAAAGGTTGAAACAGGATCTAAAAAATGACCTGATTGCAGGATTATTGGTCGTCATTCCCTTAGCTACGACAATCTGGCTGACGATCGCCGTTGCTAGTTGGACGATCGAATTTCTGACGCGGATTCCCAAACAACTGAATCCGTTGGATGAAATGAATCCCTTCCTGGTGAATCTCATCAACTTAGCAGTAGGTCTAACAGTACCGCTGCTGTGCATTTTAGCGATCGGCTTAATGGCACGCAATATCGCCGGACGCTGGCTGCTCGATGTCGGAGAACAATTATTACAAGCCATTCCCTTAGCTGGAGCAGTTTACAAAACCTTAAAACAATTGCTCGAAACCCTGCTTAAAGATTCTAATGGGAAGTTTCGGCGCGTTATTCTAATAGAGTATCCTCGGCGGGGTATATGGGCGATCGCCTTTGTCACTGGGATTATGAGTCATGAAATTCAATCTCACATGAATCGCCCGATGCTGAGCGTATTTATTCCCACAACCCCCAACCCAACCACCGGATGGTATGCCATTGTTCCAGCAGACGAAGCGATCGACCTATCCATGTCCGTTGAAGATGCTTTTAAAGTCATTATCTCTGGTGGTATTGTTTCTCCCAATGCGCCCCTACCCCCACTTTTGCTAGATCGCCAAGGACAAGCGATTAATCAGTGA
- a CDS encoding alpha/beta hydrolase — MNQFQPPGFGKQAIATSLGAMTYYTQVAAPWLSSSSHELPRLVFLHCFGGGASAYEWSKVYPAFASEYQILAADLIGWGESAHPVREYQIADYLTTIAEFIQACHPPIRVVASSLTAALVIRLAVQRPELFQSLLLICPSGFDDFGEGAGRRLPLQLISTPLLDRLIYAIGAENEVSVRNFLQQFLFAKPERVTPEMVAAYLASAQKPNAEYAALAFLKANLYFDLALYVPQLIVPTAILWGEQAQFTKIGLGRRLAKLNPRSIIAFEAIAHAGVLPHLETPEIAIGLLQKYL, encoded by the coding sequence ATGAATCAATTTCAACCTCCTGGCTTTGGAAAACAGGCGATCGCCACCTCTTTAGGAGCAATGACTTACTACACCCAGGTAGCCGCACCTTGGCTATCCTCATCCAGCCATGAATTACCTCGCCTAGTCTTTCTACACTGCTTTGGTGGCGGTGCTTCAGCTTACGAATGGTCTAAAGTTTACCCTGCATTTGCCAGCGAATACCAGATTCTTGCAGCCGACTTAATTGGTTGGGGCGAATCAGCACATCCCGTGCGAGAATATCAAATTGCCGACTATCTCACTACAATCGCTGAATTTATTCAAGCTTGCCATCCTCCCATCAGGGTAGTTGCCTCTTCTTTAACAGCAGCATTAGTAATTCGCCTTGCCGTTCAGCGTCCCGAATTGTTTCAATCTCTCTTACTCATCTGTCCCTCTGGGTTTGACGACTTCGGCGAAGGTGCGGGACGCAGACTACCGCTACAGTTAATTAGTACGCCCTTACTCGATCGCCTAATTTATGCCATAGGTGCAGAAAACGAAGTCTCTGTGCGTAACTTTCTCCAACAATTTCTCTTTGCCAAACCAGAACGAGTCACGCCAGAAATGGTAGCAGCCTATCTCGCTTCTGCTCAAAAACCCAACGCCGAATACGCTGCCCTTGCTTTTCTCAAGGCTAATCTCTATTTTGACTTGGCTTTGTACGTACCGCAGCTAATCGTACCCACAGCGATCTTATGGGGAGAGCAAGCACAATTTACCAAAATAGGCTTAGGACGACGCTTAGCAAAGCTGAATCCGCGCTCGATTATTGCATTTGAGGCGATCGCCCATGCTGGTGTTTTACCACATTTAGAAACCCCTGAAATCGCGATCGGCTTGTTACAGAAGTATTTGTAG
- a CDS encoding SDR family oxidoreductase: MKVAIIGCGYVGKAIARHWQQDGKYQITATTTTQARMSELEQLAQQVVIAKGDDVATLLSAIQDRDIVILSIAPKSFEANSYESTYLQTAKNLIQVLPQTAVKQIIYTGSYSVYGDRNGAWVDEESPLTPANQNGQVLAETEEVLLCAASDKLKVCILRLGGIYGEGRELTKIFSRAFGTTRPGNGETYTNWIHLDDIVGAIAFAAERQLEEIYNLVGDEPPLSRDLLQNLCDRHNLPQVLWNPELSETRPYNARVSNRKLKTAGYSFIHPKVLI; the protein is encoded by the coding sequence ATAAAAGTAGCAATTATAGGCTGTGGTTATGTCGGTAAGGCGATCGCGCGTCACTGGCAGCAGGATGGTAAGTATCAGATTACCGCAACCACGACAACTCAGGCACGGATGAGCGAGTTAGAACAATTAGCTCAGCAAGTTGTCATCGCTAAAGGAGACGATGTAGCTACTCTCCTGTCAGCCATCCAAGATCGAGATATTGTCATTCTGAGCATTGCACCCAAATCTTTTGAAGCCAATAGCTACGAATCTACTTACCTACAAACCGCCAAGAATTTAATTCAAGTTTTGCCACAAACTGCTGTTAAACAAATTATTTATACGGGGAGTTATTCTGTTTACGGCGATCGAAATGGGGCATGGGTAGACGAAGAGTCACCTTTAACGCCAGCAAATCAAAACGGACAAGTTTTGGCAGAGACAGAAGAAGTATTGCTCTGCGCTGCGAGTGACAAATTGAAAGTCTGTATCTTACGCCTGGGAGGAATTTATGGTGAGGGGCGGGAATTGACAAAAATCTTCAGTCGTGCATTTGGTACGACTCGTCCAGGGAACGGGGAAACCTATACGAATTGGATTCACCTTGATGATATTGTTGGTGCGATCGCCTTTGCCGCAGAACGGCAATTAGAGGAAATTTATAATTTGGTTGGCGATGAACCCCCATTATCTCGCGATTTGTTGCAAAACCTGTGCGATCGCCATAACCTACCTCAAGTGTTGTGGAATCCTGAGTTATCGGAAACTCGTCCTTACAATGCCAGGGTATCGAATCGGAAACTCAAAACCGCAGGATACAGTTTTATTCACCCAAAAGTGTTGATTTAG
- a CDS encoding DUF3598 family protein produces MPIDIQEQNWNNFCAHHLHDWHGIWTSYSAQGEVKDSFQSLRSFRANLEKTQITHTNRYIYADGKIEEKTWQLQKPFLRSIFFPQGAGAFHAEKLVADSFFAVEFFFIHQNLRHSAIAAYTDGTNLTKILSIREDSTGFPSQHWSTNLDLVPERSLSENWTGNSVTMTPDLKVSPAVPANLNWQVEGNELFFFPDEISLSCPRQVEVGKPIVIAATWLVSSSYLQQITIAYDETGAFQNLKFAEFTHV; encoded by the coding sequence ATGCCTATAGACATTCAAGAACAAAATTGGAATAACTTTTGCGCTCACCATTTACATGATTGGCATGGAATTTGGACGAGTTATTCTGCTCAAGGAGAGGTCAAAGATTCGTTTCAAAGTTTGAGAAGTTTTCGTGCCAACTTAGAAAAAACTCAAATTACACATACAAATCGATATATTTATGCAGATGGTAAAATCGAGGAAAAAACTTGGCAGTTACAAAAGCCATTTCTTAGATCGATTTTTTTTCCTCAAGGTGCTGGTGCTTTTCATGCTGAGAAACTAGTAGCTGACTCTTTTTTTGCAGTAGAATTCTTTTTTATTCACCAAAACTTACGCCATAGCGCGATCGCGGCTTATACTGATGGCACTAACTTAACCAAAATCTTGAGTATTCGCGAAGACTCTACAGGCTTTCCCAGCCAACATTGGTCTACAAATCTTGATTTAGTACCGGAAAGAAGTCTGAGTGAAAATTGGACGGGAAATTCAGTGACAATGACACCCGATCTAAAAGTTTCACCTGCGGTTCCAGCAAATTTAAATTGGCAGGTAGAAGGGAACGAATTGTTCTTTTTTCCTGACGAGATTTCTTTAAGTTGTCCCAGACAAGTTGAGGTAGGAAAACCAATTGTAATCGCTGCTACTTGGTTAGTGAGTTCAAGTTATCTGCAACAGATTACAATTGCATATGACGAGACAGGAGCCTTTCAAAACTTGAAATTTGCAGAATTTACCCATGTCTAG
- a CDS encoding CIA30 family protein, which yields MTEKNRTGWDAGRFIRTLAYFEAIPGWSWLKQILPGVADKPENYLSGGKQVGVILVAGATGGVGKRVVQRLLERGYQVRSLVRDKDKASSILGDVETYIGDITQPETLTPAMMANVRAVICCTAVRVQPVGGDTPDREKYNQGVKFYQPEIVGDTPERVEYLGVKNLVQVAAQYWQQNPSGEKIIFDFTQPTPQLQQIWGAVDDVVMGGVSQSEIRFVEGTALFTGNVSTANSGGFASVRTKNFTSPLDLSGYEGVTLRVRGDGKRYKFFLRTESSWDGMAYSYSFDTVANEWITVRIPFNQLTAVFRAKTISDAPAIDTSKIRSLQLMLSKFEYNGELNPQFSPGGFALQVESISAYGSARPQFLLVSSAGVTRPNRPGINLEEEPPAVRLNDQLGGILTWKWRGEEAVRESGVPYTIIRPCALTEEPGIQPLVFDQADNIKGKVSRDSIAELCVRVVEQPQDGNLTFEVKADPNYGAFAANWQNLLARLNRD from the coding sequence ATGACAGAAAAAAATCGTACTGGCTGGGATGCAGGTAGATTCATCCGCACTTTAGCCTATTTCGAGGCGATTCCTGGCTGGAGTTGGTTAAAACAGATACTCCCAGGTGTGGCTGACAAACCCGAAAATTATTTATCTGGAGGTAAGCAAGTGGGAGTTATCCTAGTCGCTGGCGCAACGGGTGGCGTAGGTAAGCGAGTCGTACAACGGCTGTTAGAAAGAGGATATCAGGTGCGATCGCTCGTTCGAGATAAAGATAAAGCAAGCTCGATTTTGGGTGATGTCGAAACCTATATCGGCGATATTACCCAACCAGAAACCCTAACACCAGCAATGATGGCAAACGTCCGCGCTGTCATTTGCTGTACGGCGGTGCGAGTACAACCAGTTGGCGGCGATACCCCAGATAGAGAAAAATACAATCAAGGCGTGAAGTTCTATCAACCCGAAATCGTCGGCGATACTCCAGAACGGGTGGAATATTTGGGGGTAAAAAATTTAGTCCAAGTGGCGGCTCAATATTGGCAACAGAACCCAAGTGGTGAAAAAATTATTTTTGATTTTACTCAACCAACTCCCCAATTACAGCAAATTTGGGGTGCTGTGGATGATGTCGTCATGGGTGGTGTCAGTCAAAGCGAGATTCGTTTTGTGGAAGGGACGGCTTTATTTACAGGTAATGTTTCTACAGCCAACTCTGGCGGCTTTGCTTCTGTCAGGACGAAAAATTTCACTTCGCCATTAGATTTATCCGGCTACGAAGGCGTGACGCTGAGAGTCAGGGGAGATGGTAAGCGCTACAAGTTTTTCCTGCGCACGGAATCGAGTTGGGATGGAATGGCTTATTCCTATTCTTTTGACACCGTAGCCAATGAGTGGATAACGGTACGAATTCCATTTAACCAATTAACAGCAGTATTTCGGGCAAAAACAATATCAGATGCTCCGGCGATCGATACTAGCAAAATTCGCTCGTTGCAATTAATGTTGAGCAAATTTGAATACAACGGCGAACTCAATCCACAGTTTTCTCCTGGTGGATTTGCCTTGCAAGTCGAGTCAATTAGCGCGTATGGTAGTGCAAGACCTCAGTTTCTTTTAGTCAGTTCTGCTGGTGTCACTCGTCCCAATCGCCCAGGAATTAACTTAGAGGAAGAACCGCCAGCCGTGCGTTTAAATGACCAATTGGGAGGAATTCTAACTTGGAAATGGCGTGGTGAAGAAGCTGTGAGAGAAAGTGGCGTTCCTTATACAATTATCAGACCGTGTGCGCTGACAGAAGAACCCGGGATACAGCCTTTGGTTTTCGACCAAGCGGATAATATTAAAGGTAAAGTCAGCCGCGATTCAATTGCCGAACTCTGCGTTCGAGTCGTGGAGCAACCCCAGGATGGGAACTTGACTTTTGAAGTCAAAGCCGATCCGAACTACGGTGCTTTTGCTGCTAATTGGCAGAATTTGTTGGCTCGTTTAAACCGCGATTGA
- a CDS encoding AMIN domain-containing protein, which translates to MSNLQLLSVLSLVSAIATFVPAIAQAQLASVSTYTQNVPQEQRGSTEKAIEVTGVRLNSTPQGLELILETVGGLQLPAATPTVDDNNWIAVIPKTRLVLPDGDYRAENPAQGIRLITVSQIDANRVQVQIVGETAAPTAEVVPSQNGLVVTVAPTTTAPTA; encoded by the coding sequence GTGTCAAATTTGCAATTATTATCTGTACTAAGCTTAGTCAGCGCGATCGCCACGTTCGTTCCCGCGATCGCTCAAGCGCAACTTGCATCAGTATCTACTTATACTCAAAATGTCCCCCAGGAGCAACGTGGTAGCACAGAGAAGGCGATCGAGGTAACGGGTGTACGACTAAATTCGACTCCTCAAGGGCTAGAACTCATCCTAGAAACGGTAGGCGGACTGCAATTGCCAGCAGCTACGCCCACAGTTGACGACAATAATTGGATAGCAGTTATCCCTAAAACAAGGCTGGTGTTACCAGATGGAGATTATCGGGCAGAAAACCCAGCTCAGGGAATTCGTCTCATTACAGTGAGTCAGATTGATGCTAATCGTGTCCAAGTTCAGATTGTAGGAGAGACGGCAGCACCCACAGCAGAAGTTGTACCAAGTCAAAATGGCTTGGTTGTCACCGTTGCGCCTACAACCACCGCACCAACCGCGTAA
- a CDS encoding TonB-dependent receptor, whose translation MTATRTAEEPRDVPRSVTIINREQIEQQTQLSQNVGEILGKLVPGLATPTQSSSNFGQTLRGRNLQVLIDGVPQSTSRNAQRDLRTIAPSAIERIEVVRGPSAIYGDGGTGGVINIITRTPSEERLASQTQIGISGALGDLSGDSLGYNLQHAISGTEENLDFAVSGSLTTTGGFFDAEGDRIPPDPNAQGGFSDAETLNFFGKLGVNLDEQQRLQLTFNHFDDSQDTDFTIDPSVNLLPGRQKARTLEGLNLDELPGTRNTLLNLQYSHENLLGSNVQAQLYYRDYLRGHL comes from the coding sequence GTGACGGCAACGCGGACGGCAGAAGAACCGCGGGACGTACCGCGATCGGTGACGATAATTAACCGCGAACAAATCGAGCAACAAACACAACTGTCGCAGAATGTAGGGGAAATTCTCGGTAAATTGGTTCCTGGGTTAGCAACTCCGACGCAAAGCAGTAGTAACTTTGGGCAAACTCTGCGGGGGCGCAACTTGCAAGTTTTAATTGATGGCGTTCCGCAATCGACTTCGCGAAATGCTCAACGCGATTTGCGCACGATCGCTCCTTCGGCGATCGAACGAATTGAAGTAGTAAGGGGTCCTTCGGCGATTTATGGTGATGGTGGAACGGGTGGTGTCATCAATATCATCACGCGCACGCCGAGCGAGGAGAGGTTAGCTTCTCAGACTCAAATTGGCATAAGTGGAGCTTTGGGAGATTTATCAGGCGATAGTTTGGGTTATAACCTGCAACATGCGATTTCTGGCACTGAGGAAAATCTCGATTTTGCCGTGAGTGGTTCGCTGACGACTACAGGCGGTTTTTTTGATGCCGAGGGCGATCGCATTCCCCCCGATCCGAATGCTCAAGGTGGTTTTTCTGATGCGGAAACACTCAACTTTTTTGGTAAGTTGGGCGTAAATTTAGACGAACAACAGCGTCTCCAGTTGACGTTCAACCACTTCGACGACAGCCAAGATACGGACTTTACTATCGATCCCAGTGTCAACTTGTTACCAGGCAGACAAAAAGCCCGCACTTTGGAAGGATTGAACTTAGACGAACTTCCAGGTACTCGAAACACGCTGCTGAATTTGCAATACAGCCATGAAAACCTGTTGGGCAGCAACGTGCAGGCTCAGTTGTACTACCGAGATTACCTAAGAGGTCATTTATAA
- a CDS encoding IS5 family transposase (programmed frameshift) — protein MSRKAYKSDLTDREWQIIEPLIPPVRPGGHPRTVDMREVVNAIFYLLKTGCAWEMLPHDFPPYSTVYYYFRRWQKRGIWQQINLALREQVRMKLGKSHQATAAIVDSQSVKTTRKKGEVSGFDGGKLVKGRKRHVVVDPQGLLMGVVITEANASERLGAIVALLEECYNSKSLELIWADSGYSGENFAQAVMVVCGAEVEIVKRITDGFEVLPRRWVVERTFGWLGRYRRLSKDYELLPEISESMVYAAMVRLMLRRLAA, from the exons ATGAGTAGAAAAGCTTACAAAAGTGATTTAACCGATCGAGAATGGCAAATCATTGAACCATTAATTCCACCTGTAAGACCAGGAGGACATCCACGTACTGTGGATATGCGTGAGGTAGTAAATGCCATCTTTTATTTGCTGAAAACTGGCTGTGCTTGGGAGATGCTACCACATGACTTCCCACCCTATTCAACGGTTTATTATTACTTTCGGCGTTGGCAAAAACGAGGAATTTGGCAGCAGATAAATCTTGCCTTACGTGAACAAGTACGGATGAAGCTGGGCAAATCTCATCAAGCTACTGCTGCAATTGTGGATAGCCAGTCCGTAAAAACGAC ACGGAAAAAAGGGGAAGTATCCGGCTTTGATGGCGGCAAGCTAGTTAAAGGTCGCAAACGCCATGTCGTAGTAGATCCTCAAGGACTACTAATGGGTGTAGTAATCACCGAAGCTAATGCTTCAGAACGATTAGGAGCAATAGTGGCATTGCTAGAAGAGTGCTATAACTCTAAGTCTTTAGAGCTAATTTGGGCAGATAGTGGCTACAGTGGAGAGAATTTTGCACAAGCTGTAATGGTAGTCTGCGGTGCAGAAGTAGAAATAGTTAAGCGGATTACAGATGGGTTTGAAGTTTTGCCCAGAAGATGGGTAGTTGAACGAACTTTTGGCTGGCTAGGACGCTATCGACGACTAAGTAAGGATTATGAACTCCTACCGGAAATAAGTGAATCTATGGTCTACGCTGCTATGGTACGGCTGATGCTGAGACGACTAGCTGCTTGA
- a CDS encoding transposase has product MWCEDEAGPFGTAPYPGSNWQPVGKPTRQEHEYIRNGTAKLLTLFHPATGQVRVKGVTSCTNAVLHEWLKQELASVVQSLPTPARLLKPEENQRLWKSWQQGLKVRFTLPHDLPPLRMLLVMDNLVGHKTPQLVLWLCAHGIMPLYTPLGGSWLNMAESIQRILKRRALEGHHPQTAYQIIEWLEATAFGWNQQPTPFVWAGLRATSRQSASKISLSWWFWCLYASSSSADNYCQK; this is encoded by the coding sequence GTGTGGTGCGAAGACGAGGCGGGACCATTTGGCACTGCTCCTTACCCTGGTAGCAATTGGCAGCCAGTAGGTAAACCGACACGGCAAGAACATGAATATATCCGTAATGGCACAGCCAAGCTGTTAACGCTATTCCATCCCGCTACTGGGCAAGTACGAGTTAAGGGTGTTACCAGTTGTACCAATGCTGTGTTGCACGAATGGCTCAAGCAAGAATTAGCTAGTGTTGTACAATCACTGCCAACTCCAGCTCGATTACTCAAGCCTGAAGAAAATCAACGGTTATGGAAAAGTTGGCAGCAGGGGTTGAAAGTACGCTTTACACTCCCACACGACTTACCGCCACTGCGAATGTTGCTAGTGATGGATAACTTGGTCGGACATAAAACTCCCCAGTTGGTATTGTGGCTGTGTGCTCATGGCATCATGCCGCTCTACACACCTCTTGGCGGTAGCTGGCTGAATATGGCTGAGTCGATTCAACGAATTCTCAAACGCCGAGCTCTAGAGGGGCATCATCCGCAAACAGCCTATCAAATTATTGAGTGGTTGGAAGCAACTGCTTTTGGATGGAACCAACAACCAACGCCGTTTGTCTGGGCAGGATTACGAGCAACGTCGAGACAGAGCGCGTCAAAGATTTCACTCTCTTGGTGGTTCTGGTGCCTGTACGCATCGTCCTCTTCGGCGGACAACTATTGCCAAAAATAA